The proteins below come from a single Arthrobacter sp. zg-Y1171 genomic window:
- a CDS encoding CDP-alcohol phosphatidyltransferase family protein — translation MSYDKGPNERTLYMSQGTDRREIPQRSSRWAAKSADILAAAKLTPNQISVGSVVFAAVGAAALIWSAHTDDAIIRAVLLAAAAACIPLRLLLNMLDGMLAVEKGMSSPVGDIYNELPDRISDVLFLGAAGIATAGLVTADRVDFGVTLGFLAAILAVLTAYIRCLGAALGTGNFFDGPLAKPHRMWLLMIGVLVGIAEPWLPWSEGWALFGTLALIALGSLLTCIRRLRRVSAALRARSKDLPS, via the coding sequence ATGAGCTACGACAAAGGGCCAAATGAACGGACACTTTACATGAGCCAAGGAACGGACAGGCGGGAAATTCCGCAGCGCAGCAGCCGATGGGCGGCTAAATCTGCGGATATTCTTGCGGCGGCGAAACTCACCCCCAATCAGATCTCCGTCGGTTCAGTGGTATTCGCTGCAGTGGGCGCCGCTGCGTTGATCTGGTCGGCACATACCGACGACGCCATAATTCGTGCTGTCCTTCTGGCCGCGGCTGCTGCCTGTATACCGCTGCGTTTGTTGTTGAACATGCTCGACGGAATGCTGGCCGTGGAAAAGGGTATGAGCTCACCGGTGGGTGATATCTACAATGAACTGCCTGATCGGATCTCCGATGTGCTGTTCCTAGGGGCAGCCGGCATCGCCACCGCCGGGCTGGTGACCGCCGACCGAGTTGATTTCGGGGTGACGCTGGGATTCCTTGCGGCGATACTCGCCGTACTCACCGCCTACATCCGGTGCCTCGGAGCAGCCCTCGGCACGGGAAACTTCTTTGACGGGCCCTTGGCTAAACCGCACCGCATGTGGCTGCTGATGATCGGCGTCCTGGTGGGCATCGCCGAACCATGGCTTCCCTGGTCGGAAGGATGGGCACTGTTCGGCACGCTGGCGCTCATCGCGTTAGGCTCCCTGCTCACCTGTATTCGCCGATTGCGCCGTGTCAGCGCTGCGCTGCGTGCCCGCAGCAAGGACTTGCCATCATGA
- a CDS encoding 1-acyl-sn-glycerol-3-phosphate acyltransferase — MNVGRASRRSLAKLISAFAGARVVAAAGELDLPEQAIYYANHSSHLDFLTIWAALPAELQQRARPVAAKDYWGSGVRKAFAEQIFNAYLVERHGSSSRRQRTSDSGVSPKGQVEGMGEVLAAGGSLIIFPEGTRGDGDTIAQFHGGLYKLARLHPEVPVVPVTLANLGRILPKGAVIPVPHLSTVIFCEPLHLDPDEDRQTFLTRARQVLVEGLAKHQGPQSTDTPKQDDGGSEPRSQARKDNP, encoded by the coding sequence ATGAACGTCGGCAGGGCCTCCCGGCGCAGCCTCGCGAAACTTATCAGTGCCTTCGCCGGTGCGCGCGTAGTGGCTGCAGCCGGAGAGCTGGATCTGCCCGAGCAGGCCATCTACTACGCGAACCACTCAAGCCACCTGGACTTCCTCACCATTTGGGCCGCGCTGCCGGCAGAGCTGCAGCAACGCGCCCGCCCGGTGGCAGCCAAGGACTACTGGGGCTCCGGGGTGCGTAAGGCTTTTGCCGAACAGATCTTCAACGCCTATTTGGTCGAACGCCACGGCTCCAGCAGCCGCCGGCAACGCACGTCGGACTCGGGGGTCAGCCCCAAGGGCCAGGTGGAGGGCATGGGTGAGGTGCTGGCCGCCGGTGGTTCGCTGATTATCTTCCCTGAAGGCACCCGCGGAGACGGCGATACGATCGCCCAGTTCCACGGCGGACTGTACAAACTGGCTCGTCTCCACCCCGAGGTGCCTGTGGTCCCCGTGACGCTCGCCAACCTCGGACGGATCCTCCCCAAAGGTGCGGTGATCCCGGTGCCGCACCTCTCGACTGTCATCTTCTGCGAGCCCCTCCACCTGGATCCCGATGAGGACAGGCAGACGTTCCTGACCCGCGCCCGGCAGGTTCTCGTGGAAGGCCTGGCTAAGCACCAAGGGCCGCAATCCACAGATACCCCTAAACAGGACGACGGCGGCTCGGAGCCTCGTAGCCAGGCCCGGAAGGACAACCCGTGA
- a CDS encoding phosphatidate cytidylyltransferase, whose protein sequence is MNDWELGLLDSTSLKLLGGVVLVLVLATVIAWLLGRRLGTTSTIVNLKQRINAWWLMVALIGGVLAAGETVTIVLFLLLSLLALREFITISPTGRGDHKVLVWLVFIIPAAHYWFLWEHWYGMFSVFIPVYAFLFLPARNALAGQTTGFLQRTAAIQWALMVCVYAISYAPALLQLPLAMEAGRDAAEGSAPGTGGATGAHLLLFLLIVVQGSDVLQYVWGKTLGKHPIAPSVSPNKTWEGFIGGVLSATALGAALWWVTPFTPLMAALLAFISCVMGFAGGLVMSAIKRDRGIKDFGSTIPGHGGIMDRLDSLCFAAPVFFHAVRFLYT, encoded by the coding sequence GTGAACGACTGGGAACTGGGTTTGCTGGACTCGACGTCGTTGAAACTCCTCGGCGGCGTCGTCCTTGTTCTGGTTTTAGCCACCGTGATCGCGTGGCTCCTGGGCCGCCGGTTGGGCACCACGAGCACCATCGTGAACCTGAAGCAGCGCATCAACGCCTGGTGGTTGATGGTCGCACTGATAGGCGGTGTCCTGGCAGCCGGCGAGACGGTGACGATTGTGCTGTTCCTGCTGCTGTCACTTCTGGCACTGCGCGAGTTCATCACCATCTCCCCAACCGGCCGCGGAGATCACAAAGTGCTCGTGTGGCTGGTGTTCATCATCCCCGCGGCGCACTACTGGTTCCTGTGGGAGCACTGGTACGGCATGTTCAGTGTGTTCATCCCGGTGTACGCCTTCCTCTTCCTGCCGGCGCGCAATGCACTCGCCGGGCAGACCACCGGGTTCCTGCAGCGAACCGCAGCCATTCAGTGGGCGCTGATGGTATGCGTCTACGCCATCAGTTACGCCCCGGCGCTCCTGCAGCTTCCGTTGGCCATGGAGGCAGGCCGGGATGCGGCCGAAGGCTCGGCGCCTGGGACTGGTGGGGCTACCGGCGCGCATCTGCTCCTGTTCCTGCTGATCGTGGTGCAGGGCTCCGATGTGCTGCAGTATGTGTGGGGCAAGACGCTCGGGAAGCACCCGATCGCGCCGAGCGTGAGTCCCAACAAGACTTGGGAAGGGTTCATCGGGGGAGTGCTTTCGGCTACCGCGCTGGGGGCGGCCCTATGGTGGGTCACACCGTTCACCCCGTTGATGGCCGCGCTCCTGGCATTCATCTCCTGTGTGATGGGTTTCGCCGGAGGGCTGGTGATGTCTGCCATCAAGCGCGACCGCGGCATCAAGGACTTCGGCTCCACCATCCCCGGGCACGGCGGCATCATGGACCGCCTGGACTCGCTCTGCTTTGCGGCGCCGGTCTTCTTTCACGCCGTGCGATTCCTGTACACCTGA
- a CDS encoding pyridoxamine 5'-phosphate oxidase family protein translates to MGSEQDGRDTVVKILEKARIATLTTVDLQGNLVSRPLQLQEADSDGNLWFFTPDPSPKADEVRANPHVNVAISDSEGFLSISGTATLTKDQGKISSLWKTSVEGWFEQGREDPSVALLKVDSHTAEYWASDEPKIASLFKIGKAAATGGTPDIGKNDVVDL, encoded by the coding sequence ATGGGATCAGAGCAGGACGGACGGGACACCGTCGTCAAGATTCTTGAAAAGGCTCGAATCGCCACGCTGACCACGGTGGACCTGCAGGGAAACCTGGTCAGCCGGCCGCTGCAGCTGCAGGAGGCGGACTCGGACGGCAACCTGTGGTTCTTTACTCCGGACCCCTCCCCCAAGGCCGACGAGGTCCGTGCGAACCCGCACGTGAACGTGGCCATCAGTGATTCCGAGGGCTTCCTGTCCATCAGCGGCACGGCCACTCTGACAAAGGATCAGGGCAAGATTTCCTCCCTGTGGAAAACCTCGGTGGAGGGCTGGTTCGAGCAGGGCCGCGAAGACCCGTCGGTGGCGCTGCTCAAGGTGGACTCGCATACCGCCGAATACTGGGCATCGGACGAACCGAAGATCGCCAGCCTGTTCAAGATCGGCAAGGCAGCAGCAACCGGCGGCACTCCCGATATCGGCAAGAACGACGTCGTCGACCTCTAG
- the tadA gene encoding tRNA adenosine(34) deaminase TadA: MESLSRTHETWMDLALAEARKALETGDVPIGAVVLAPDGEVLGTGRNEREATGDPTGHAEVLAIRKAAAAVGEWRLEGCTLVVTLEPCAMCAGAIVLARVPKVVFGAWDEKAGASGSVFDILRERRLNHWVEVFPGVREEESARLLRDFFGSKRNS, encoded by the coding sequence ATGGAGTCCCTTTCCCGAACACACGAAACCTGGATGGACCTCGCCCTGGCCGAAGCCCGCAAGGCGCTGGAGACAGGCGACGTGCCGATCGGCGCCGTCGTACTGGCCCCCGACGGCGAGGTGCTGGGTACCGGGCGCAACGAGCGTGAGGCAACCGGGGACCCGACAGGCCACGCCGAGGTGCTGGCCATCCGGAAGGCGGCTGCCGCCGTCGGCGAATGGCGGCTGGAAGGCTGCACCCTGGTGGTGACGCTCGAACCGTGCGCCATGTGTGCCGGGGCGATTGTCCTGGCGCGGGTGCCGAAGGTGGTGTTCGGCGCCTGGGATGAGAAGGCCGGGGCCTCCGGTTCTGTGTTCGACATCCTGCGTGAGCGTCGCCTGAATCACTGGGTGGAGGTCTTTCCCGGTGTGCGCGAAGAGGAATCGGCACGCTTGCTGCGGGACTTCTTCGGCTCAAAGCGCAACTCCTAG
- the upp gene encoding uracil phosphoribosyltransferase: MRVLVVDHPLVAHKLTVLRDKDTPSPIFRQLTEELVTLLAYEATRTVRVEPVPIETPVTSAVGTGLVKPTPLVVPILRAGLGMLEGMTRLVPTAEVGFLGMARNEETLEAITYAERLPDDLTGRQVFVLDPMLATGGTLREAIKFMFQRGAAEVICICLLAAPEGLSVLQEELQDANVTVVLASIDERLDENAYIVPGLGDAGDRLYGVV; the protein is encoded by the coding sequence ATGCGCGTACTTGTAGTGGATCATCCCCTCGTTGCCCACAAACTCACCGTTCTCCGCGACAAGGACACCCCGTCACCGATCTTCCGTCAGCTGACGGAAGAACTGGTCACCCTGCTGGCCTATGAAGCCACCCGAACCGTCCGCGTGGAGCCGGTTCCGATCGAGACTCCCGTCACCTCCGCCGTCGGCACGGGCCTGGTCAAGCCGACCCCGCTGGTGGTTCCCATCCTGCGTGCCGGCCTCGGCATGCTCGAAGGCATGACCCGCCTGGTCCCCACGGCCGAGGTCGGATTCCTGGGTATGGCCCGGAATGAAGAAACACTGGAAGCCATCACCTACGCCGAGCGTCTTCCGGATGACCTCACCGGCCGCCAGGTCTTCGTCCTGGACCCGATGCTGGCCACCGGCGGAACCCTGCGCGAAGCCATCAAGTTCATGTTCCAGCGCGGTGCCGCGGAAGTCATCTGCATCTGCCTGCTGGCCGCCCCAGAAGGCCTCTCGGTGCTCCAGGAGGAACTCCAGGACGCGAACGTCACCGTGGTCCTCGCCTCGATCGACGAGCGCCTCGATGAGAACGCCTACATTGTTCCCGGCCTCGGCGACGCCGGCGACCGGCTTTACGGCGTCGTCTAA
- a CDS encoding winged helix-turn-helix domain-containing protein, whose translation MSVASGYVHISLRNAQNRAGSGSQRQTAVGGFPGSYGAQPFGNQSYGIPASSGTGARPLRAVQSQDASPMTAPMPVVTPNGIPGPQPVSNDTAARGFVIYVGLDEETAAANGTSLSKLAQEIRAYVQTLVPGAQSHAAVALAPAGAVGSDIDVVRQALGDPTVRRQPAPQQVPAPPVPAAIRPSGVLIDLSRREVHLDGDTLNLTFKEFELLNYLVENASRTVGREELLAGLWRNAEEVPNERTIDVHIRRLRSKLGRLANTVRTVRGQGYRFYEHPEVVVWAAPEYSI comes from the coding sequence ATGTCAGTAGCATCCGGTTACGTCCACATCTCCCTGCGCAACGCGCAGAACCGCGCCGGATCAGGTTCCCAGCGCCAGACCGCCGTCGGCGGTTTCCCCGGCTCATACGGCGCGCAGCCGTTTGGGAACCAGTCCTATGGCATCCCGGCCTCCAGCGGTACCGGAGCCCGTCCGCTCCGTGCAGTTCAGAGCCAGGATGCCAGCCCCATGACCGCCCCCATGCCGGTGGTCACTCCGAACGGTATTCCCGGGCCGCAGCCGGTCAGCAATGACACGGCTGCCCGTGGATTCGTTATTTATGTAGGCCTCGATGAAGAAACCGCTGCGGCCAACGGCACGTCACTGAGCAAGCTGGCGCAGGAAATCAGGGCCTACGTGCAGACCCTGGTGCCCGGCGCCCAAAGCCATGCGGCCGTGGCGCTTGCCCCTGCCGGAGCCGTCGGCTCGGACATCGACGTCGTCCGGCAGGCGCTCGGGGACCCCACGGTCCGGCGGCAGCCGGCCCCGCAGCAGGTCCCGGCACCCCCGGTTCCGGCAGCTATCCGGCCCTCCGGAGTCCTGATTGACCTGTCCCGCCGCGAGGTGCACCTCGACGGGGACACGCTGAACCTGACCTTCAAGGAATTCGAGCTCCTGAACTACCTGGTGGAGAACGCCAGCAGGACCGTCGGGCGTGAAGAGCTTTTGGCCGGCCTGTGGCGCAACGCCGAAGAGGTGCCGAACGAACGCACCATCGACGTCCACATCCGGCGGCTGCGGTCCAAGCTGGGCCGGCTGGCCAACACCGTCCGCACGGTCCGCGGGCAGGGGTACCGCTTCTACGAGCACCCCGAGGTTGTTGTCTGGGCCGCGCCGGAATACAGCATCTAG
- a CDS encoding histidine phosphatase family protein gives MTGHHLKKLQLLRHAKADWPRDVADHERPLSGRGHRDAPLAGQWMREHGSIPDFILCSSALRARQTCTWVCKELGDKAPTAKLEDGLYAATPERILSLINHVPETVTSLLVIAHLPGVQDLAMRLASADSDEEAVMEMATRYPTSGLTVMEHALPWAELDGRDARITDFVVRRA, from the coding sequence ATGACCGGCCACCACCTCAAGAAACTCCAGCTCCTGCGCCATGCCAAGGCGGACTGGCCCCGCGACGTCGCAGACCACGAGCGCCCGCTCTCCGGGCGCGGACACCGGGACGCGCCGCTGGCCGGGCAGTGGATGCGCGAGCACGGCAGCATTCCCGACTTCATCCTCTGCTCGTCGGCCCTGCGCGCGCGGCAGACCTGCACCTGGGTCTGCAAGGAACTCGGGGATAAGGCACCGACCGCGAAGCTTGAAGACGGTCTCTACGCGGCGACGCCGGAGCGGATCCTCAGCCTCATCAACCACGTTCCGGAAACGGTCACCAGCCTGCTGGTAATCGCACACCTCCCCGGCGTCCAGGACCTGGCCATGCGGCTTGCCTCGGCGGACTCGGACGAAGAAGCCGTCATGGAAATGGCCACCCGCTATCCGACGTCGGGCCTCACCGTCATGGAACACGCGCTGCCGTGGGCCGAGCTGGACGGACGCGACGCGCGCATCACGGACTTCGTGGTGCGCCGGGCCTAA